The following are encoded in a window of Mycobacterium decipiens genomic DNA:
- a CDS encoding cytochrome P450 codes for MTEAVAGAISGTKPDVDLADGNFYASREARAAYRWMRANQPVFRDRNGLAAASTYQAVIDAERQPELFSNAGGIRPDQPAMPMMIDMDDPAHLLRRKLVNAGFTRKRVKDKVESIAALCDTLIDAVCERGECDFVRDLAAPLPMAVIGDMLGVRPEQRDMFLRWSDDLVTFLSSHVSQDDFQVTMDAFAAYTEFTRATIAARRQEPTDDLVSVLVSSEVDGERLTDDELIMETLLILIGGDETTRHTLSGGIEQLLRNRDQWELLLADPSLLPGAIEEMLRWTAPVKNMCRVLTADTEFHGTALREGEKMMLLFESANFDEAVFDEPESFDIQRNPNSHLAFGFGTHFCLGNQLARLELSLMTERVLRRLPDLRLASDGSALPLRPANFVSGLEAMPVVFTPSVPLR; via the coding sequence ATGACTGAAGCGGTTGCTGGGGCCATTTCGGGGACTAAGCCGGACGTGGATCTGGCCGACGGCAACTTCTACGCCAGCCGCGAGGCGCGGGCGGCGTATCGGTGGATGCGCGCCAACCAGCCGGTATTTCGCGACCGAAACGGGCTGGCCGCGGCATCGACGTATCAGGCCGTGATCGACGCCGAGCGGCAGCCCGAGCTGTTCTCCAACGCCGGCGGCATCCGTCCCGACCAGCCCGCCATGCCGATGATGATTGACATGGACGATCCCGCACATTTGTTGCGGCGCAAGCTGGTCAATGCCGGCTTTACGCGCAAGCGAGTGAAGGACAAGGTGGAATCGATCGCCGCGCTGTGCGACACGCTGATCGACGCGGTGTGCGAACGCGGCGAGTGCGACTTCGTTCGGGACCTGGCCGCGCCGCTGCCGATGGCGGTGATCGGCGACATGCTCGGGGTGCGTCCGGAGCAGCGGGACATGTTCCTGCGGTGGTCCGACGATCTGGTGACATTCCTCAGTTCGCATGTGTCGCAAGACGATTTCCAGGTCACCATGGACGCGTTCGCGGCCTACACCGAGTTCACCCGGGCCACCATCGCCGCGCGGCGGCAAGAACCCACCGACGACCTGGTCAGTGTACTGGTGAGTTCCGAAGTCGACGGCGAGCGGCTGACCGACGACGAACTCATCATGGAGACGCTGCTCATTCTGATCGGCGGCGACGAGACGACAAGGCATACGTTGAGTGGGGGTATTGAGCAGCTGCTGCGCAACCGTGATCAGTGGGAGTTGTTGCTGGCCGACCCTTCTTTGCTTCCGGGGGCAATCGAGGAGATGCTGCGGTGGACCGCACCGGTGAAGAATATGTGCCGGGTGCTGACCGCGGATACCGAGTTTCACGGCACGGCGTTGCGTGAAGGCGAAAAGATGATGCTGCTCTTCGAGTCGGCCAACTTCGACGAGGCGGTGTTCGATGAGCCAGAGTCGTTTGATATTCAGCGAAACCCGAACAGCCACTTGGCGTTCGGGTTCGGAACCCATTTCTGCCTAGGCAATCAGCTGGCCCGATTGGAGCTGTCCCTGATGACCGAGCGGGTGCTGAGACGGCTCCCTGACCTGCGGCTGGCCTCCGATGGCTCGGCGTTGCCGCTGCGGCCGGCGAATTTCGTCAGCGGTTTGGAAGCTATGCCGGTGGTATTCACCCCTAGCGTGCCGCTGCGCTGA
- a CDS encoding acetoacetate decarboxylase family protein — protein MSASQHTIAGTVLTMPVRIRTANLHSAMFSVPADATQRLIDYSGLRVCEYLPGKAIVTQMLVRYVDGDLGQYHEYGTAVMVSPPGTQARGPRALAKAAAFIHHLPVDQEFTLEAGRTIWGFPKIMADFTVREDAKFGFDVSADGQLIAGLEFSRGLPMPTRGSQVLKTYSHRDGVTREIPWEMRIAGMRARLGGARLRLGDHPYAKELASLGLPKRALVSQSAANVEMTFGDAHPI, from the coding sequence ATGTCTGCTTCACAACACACCATCGCCGGCACGGTGCTCACCATGCCGGTGCGCATTCGCACCGCGAATCTGCACTCCGCAATGTTCTCGGTGCCCGCCGACGCAACACAGCGGCTCATCGACTACAGCGGCCTGCGGGTGTGCGAGTACCTGCCCGGTAAAGCGATCGTGACGCAGATGCTGGTGCGCTATGTGGACGGCGATCTGGGGCAGTACCACGAGTACGGCACCGCGGTCATGGTGAGCCCGCCCGGCACCCAAGCCCGCGGGCCCCGCGCACTGGCCAAGGCTGCCGCGTTCATCCACCACCTGCCGGTGGACCAGGAGTTCACGCTCGAGGCCGGCCGCACCATCTGGGGCTTCCCGAAGATCATGGCCGATTTCACCGTGCGCGAGGACGCCAAGTTCGGTTTCGACGTCAGCGCCGACGGGCAGCTGATCGCCGGGCTCGAGTTCAGCCGTGGCCTGCCGATGCCCACCCGCGGCTCGCAAGTGTTGAAGACGTACTCCCACCGAGACGGTGTCACCCGGGAGATCCCGTGGGAGATGCGGATCGCGGGCATGCGGGCCAGACTCGGCGGCGCCCGGCTGCGACTTGGCGACCATCCCTACGCCAAAGAACTTGCCTCGCTGGGTCTGCCCAAGCGGGCGCTGGTGTCCCAGTCGGCAGCCAACGTGGAAATGACCTTCGGCGACGCGCACCCGATCTGA
- a CDS encoding PE family protein, with the protein MQGAGGQGGNGGIGGQGGTGGTGTDGTDPLLAAQAGGKGGTGGQGGNAGTGGTGTTLGADGSAGDGGTGGTGGTGGKGADNTSIAAPGAQGGTGGTGGAGGQGGDGGGSGAGTGGMQGAGGQGGNGGIGGQGGTGGTGTDGTDPLLAAQAGGKGGTGGQGGNAGTGGTGATLGADGSAGDGGTGGTGGTGGKGADNTSIAAPGAQGGTGGTGGAGGQGGDGGGSGAGTGGMQGAGGQGGNGGIGGQGGTGGTGTDGTDPLLAAQAGGKGGTGGQGGNAGTGGTGTTLGADGSAGDGGTGGTGGTGGKGADNTSIAAPGAQGGTGGTGGAGGQGGDGGGSGAGTGGMQGAGGQGGNGGIGGQGGTGGTGTDGTDPLLAAQAGGKGGTGGQGGNAGTGGTGTTLGADGSAGDGGTGGTGGTGGKGADNTSIAAPGAQGGTGGTGGAGGQGGDGGGSGAGTGGMQGAGGQGGNGGIGGQGGTGGTGTDGTDPLLAAQAGGKGGTGGQGGNAGTGGTGATLGADGSAGDGGTGGTGGTGGKGADNTSIAAPGAQGGTGGTGGAGGQGGDGGGSGAGTGGMQGAGGQGGNGGIGGQGGTGGTGTDNSANMTGKAGGDGGQGGQGGTGGAAGAGGTGSVAGANGTGGTGGTGGVGGTGGHGGHGPLNSDPGGAGGKGGDGGKGGTGGAGIGSTGGGAGGTGGAAGDGGTGGDGGEVGGPGGVGGAAGIGGAGGTGGSGGGAGGAGGNGGNGGKGGIGDPRVGGSGGDGGAGGKGGTAGAGGKGGDAGAGGNGNGGTGGNGGIGGTGGIGGDAEPGAGGNGGAGGAGGTGGAAGAGGSGSGTGANGSSGAGGTGGTGGTGGAGSTGANAAAGSGAAGGVGFAGGAGGAGGAGGAGIGGAGGGNGGNGGNGGIGGGGGNGGSGGANQNGGNGGSGGTGGAGGAAGAGGAGGGANGTGGTGGAGGSGGDGGKGGAVTGSGTAGKAGGVGGAGGKGGIGGAGIGSTGGGTGGAGGDAGDGGDGGNGGNRGNGNLPGGIGGAGGAAGTGGNGGDGGTGGGNGGDAGDGGSGGDGGKGGNAAPGGTGVGGAGGVGGAAGNGGIGGNAGAGGNGNGGAGGDGGDGGSAGMGGTGGGSGKGGAGGTGGTGATGGTGGAGGTGVGTGTGGTGGDGGDGGDGGDGGDGGAGDGGANPGEPGIDGGVGGLGGGPTGVSGGAGGKGGTAGTGGSGGPAS; encoded by the coding sequence ATGCAAGGCGCCGGCGGCCAAGGCGGAAACGGCGGCATCGGCGGACAAGGCGGCACCGGCGGCACCGGCACCGACGGCACCGATCCGCTACTAGCCGCCCAGGCCGGCGGCAAGGGCGGCACCGGCGGACAAGGCGGAAACGCCGGCACCGGCGGCACCGGCACCACCCTGGGCGCCGACGGCTCGGCCGGCGACGGCGGCACCGGCGGCACCGGCGGCACCGGCGGCAAGGGCGCCGACAACACCAGCATCGCCGCCCCCGGAGCCCAAGGCGGCACCGGCGGCACCGGCGGCGCCGGCGGCCAAGGCGGCGACGGCGGCGGGAGCGGCGCCGGCACCGGCGGGATGCAAGGCGCCGGCGGCCAAGGCGGAAACGGCGGCATCGGCGGACAAGGCGGCACCGGCGGCACCGGCACCGACGGCACCGATCCGCTACTAGCCGCCCAGGCCGGCGGCAAGGGCGGCACCGGCGGACAAGGCGGAAACGCCGGCACCGGCGGCACCGGCGCCACCCTGGGCGCCGACGGCTCGGCCGGCGACGGCGGCACCGGCGGCACCGGCGGCACCGGCGGCAAGGGCGCCGACAACACCAGCATCGCCGCCCCCGGAGCCCAAGGCGGCACCGGCGGCACCGGCGGCGCCGGCGGCCAAGGCGGCGACGGCGGCGGGAGCGGCGCCGGCACCGGCGGGATGCAAGGCGCCGGCGGCCAAGGCGGAAACGGCGGCATCGGCGGACAAGGCGGCACCGGCGGCACCGGCACCGACGGCACCGATCCGCTACTAGCCGCCCAGGCCGGCGGCAAGGGCGGCACCGGCGGACAAGGCGGAAACGCCGGCACCGGCGGCACCGGCACCACCCTGGGCGCCGACGGCTCGGCCGGCGACGGCGGCACCGGCGGCACCGGCGGCACCGGCGGCAAGGGCGCCGACAACACCAGCATCGCCGCCCCCGGAGCCCAAGGCGGCACCGGCGGCACCGGCGGCGCCGGCGGCCAAGGCGGCGACGGCGGCGGGAGCGGCGCCGGCACCGGCGGGATGCAAGGCGCCGGCGGCCAAGGCGGAAACGGCGGCATCGGCGGACAAGGCGGCACCGGCGGCACCGGCACCGACGGCACCGATCCGCTACTAGCCGCCCAGGCCGGCGGCAAGGGCGGCACCGGCGGACAAGGCGGAAACGCCGGCACCGGCGGCACCGGCACCACCCTGGGCGCCGACGGCTCGGCCGGCGACGGCGGCACCGGCGGCACCGGCGGCACCGGCGGCAAGGGCGCCGACAACACCAGCATCGCCGCCCCCGGAGCCCAAGGCGGCACCGGCGGCACCGGCGGCGCCGGCGGCCAAGGCGGCGACGGCGGCGGGAGCGGCGCCGGCACCGGCGGGATGCAAGGCGCCGGCGGCCAAGGCGGAAACGGCGGCATCGGCGGACAAGGCGGCACCGGCGGCACCGGCACCGACGGCACCGATCCGCTACTAGCCGCCCAGGCCGGCGGCAAGGGCGGCACCGGCGGACAAGGCGGAAACGCCGGCACCGGCGGCACCGGCGCCACCCTGGGCGCCGACGGCTCGGCCGGCGACGGCGGCACCGGCGGCACCGGCGGCACCGGCGGCAAGGGCGCCGACAACACCAGCATCGCCGCACCCGGAGCCCAAGGCGGCACCGGCGGCACCGGCGGCGCCGGCGGCCAAGGCGGCGACGGCGGCGGGAGCGGCGCCGGCACCGGCGGGATGCAAGGCGCCGGCGGCCAAGGCGGAAACGGCGGCATCGGCGGACAAGGCGGCACCGGCGGCACCGGCACCGACAACAGCGCCAATATGACGGGGAAGGCCGGCGGCGACGGCGGCCAGGGTGGCCAGGGCGGCACCGGTGGCGCGGCCGGTGCCGGCGGCACCGGCTCGGTCGCGGGTGCCAACGGCACGGGTGGGACCGGTGGCACCGGCGGGGTCGGCGGCACCGGCGGCCACGGCGGCCACGGTCCTCTCAATAGCGACCCCGGCGGCGCCGGCGGCAAGGGCGGCGACGGCGGCAAGGGCGGCACCGGCGGCGCGGGCATCGGCTCCACCGGCGGCGGCGCCGGCGGGACCGGCGGCGCGGCCGGCGACGGCGGCACCGGCGGCGACGGAGGCGAGGTTGGCGGACCCGGCGGTGTCGGCGGTGCGGCCGGCATCGGCGGGGCCGGCGGCACCGGCGGCAGCGGCGGCGGCGCCGGCGGCGCCGGCGGCAACGGCGGCAACGGCGGCAAAGGCGGCATCGGCGACCCCCGAGTCGGCGGATCGGGCGGCGACGGCGGCGCTGGCGGCAAGGGCGGCACCGCCGGCGCCGGCGGCAAAGGCGGCGACGCCGGCGCAGGCGGCAATGGCAACGGCGGCACCGGCGGCAACGGCGGCATCGGCGGCACCGGCGGCATCGGCGGTGACGCTGAGCCCGGCGCCGGTGGTAATGGCGGGGCTGGCGGCGCCGGCGGCACCGGCGGCGCGGCCGGCGCCGGCGGCAGCGGGTCGGGCACGGGCGCTAACGGCAGCTCCGGCGCCGGCGGAACCGGCGGAACCGGCGGTACCGGCGGAGCCGGCAGCACAGGCGCAAACGCAGCCGCCGGCAGTGGCGCCGCCGGCGGGGTCGGGTTCGCCGGCGGGGCCGGCGGGGCGGGAGGAGCCGGCGGCGCGGGCATTGGCGGAGCCGGCGGCGGAAACGGCGGAAACGGCGGAAACGGCGGCATCGGCGGCGGCGGCGGAAACGGCGGATCCGGCGGGGCCAACCAAAACGGCGGAAATGGCGGATCTGGCGGGACCGGCGGTGCAGGTGGCGCCGCCGGCGCAGGTGGCGCTGGCGGCGGGGCCAACGGCACTGGTGGAACCGGAGGAGCGGGCGGAAGCGGCGGGGACGGCGGGAAGGGCGGCGCCGTAACCGGTAGTGGCACAGCCGGTAAAGCCGGCGGAGTTGGCGGCGCGGGCGGTAAGGGCGGTATCGGCGGTGCCGGCATCGGTTCGACCGGCGGTGGTACCGGCGGAGCCGGTGGCGACGCGGGCGACGGCGGCGATGGCGGCAACGGCGGCAACCGCGGCAACGGCAATCTCCCCGGCGGTATCGGCGGCGCGGGCGGCGCCGCCGGTACGGGTGGCAACGGCGGCGACGGCGGCACTGGCGGCGGCAATGGGGGCGACGCGGGCGACGGTGGCTCCGGCGGTGATGGCGGCAAAGGCGGCAACGCCGCTCCGGGCGGTACGGGCGTGGGCGGCGCCGGCGGCGTGGGCGGCGCCGCCGGTAACGGCGGCATCGGCGGTAATGCCGGTGCCGGCGGCAACGGTAACGGCGGCGCCGGCGGCGACGGCGGCGACGGCGGATCCGCCGGCATGGGCGGCACAGGCGGCGGATCCGGCAAGGGTGGTGCTGGCGGTACCGGCGGTACCGGTGCCACGGGCGGTACCGGCGGCGCCGGAGGCACCGGCGTCGGCACCGGCACCGGCGGCACTGGTGGCGACGGTGGCGACGGTGGCGACGGCGGCGACGGCGGCGACGGCGGCGCTGGCGACGGCGGCGCCAATCCCGGCGAACCCGGCATCGACGGCGGTGTCGGCGGTCTAGGCGGCGGCCCGACGGGAGTCAGCGGCGGCGCCGGCGGCAAGGGGGGCACCGCGGGCACCGGTGGAAGCGGCGGCCCCGCGTCATAG
- a CDS encoding LLM class F420-dependent oxidoreductase, translated as MKLGLQLGYWGAQPPQNHAELVAAAEAAGFDAVFTAEAWGSDAYTPLAWWGSSTQRLRLGTSVIQLSARTPTACAMAALTLDHLSGGRHILGLGVSGPQVVEGWYGQRFPKPLARTREYVDIIRQVWARKAPVTSSGPHYPLPVTGEGATGLGKALKPITHPLRADIPIMLGAEGPKNVALAAEICDGWLPIFYSPRMADMYNEWLDEGFARPGARRSRQEFEICATAQIVVTDDRAAAFSGLKPYLALYMGGMGAEDTNFHADVYRRMGYAEVVDEVTRLFRSNQKDKAAEVIPDELVDDAVIVGDLDYVRKQIAVWEAAGVTMMVVTAGSPEQIRDLAALV; from the coding sequence ATGAAGCTCGGACTGCAGCTGGGGTATTGGGGCGCTCAGCCGCCGCAGAACCACGCGGAACTTGTCGCCGCGGCCGAGGCCGCCGGATTTGATGCGGTGTTCACCGCCGAGGCGTGGGGGTCCGACGCCTACACACCGCTGGCCTGGTGGGGCTCGTCGACGCAGCGGCTGCGGCTGGGCACGTCGGTGATCCAGCTGTCCGCGCGCACCCCGACGGCATGCGCGATGGCCGCGCTGACGCTGGACCATCTCAGCGGGGGCCGGCACATTCTCGGCCTCGGCGTGTCCGGCCCGCAGGTGGTCGAGGGGTGGTACGGCCAGCGGTTTCCCAAGCCACTGGCCCGCACCCGTGAATACGTCGACATCATTCGCCAGGTGTGGGCCCGGAAAGCGCCGGTGACCAGCTCCGGGCCGCACTACCCGCTGCCAGTGACGGGGGAGGGCGCGACAGGCCTGGGTAAGGCGCTCAAACCCATCACCCATCCGCTGCGTGCCGACATTCCGATCATGCTGGGGGCCGAGGGGCCGAAGAACGTCGCGCTAGCCGCCGAAATCTGTGACGGATGGCTGCCCATCTTCTATTCGCCGCGGATGGCCGACATGTACAACGAATGGCTCGACGAGGGTTTCGCGCGGCCCGGCGCCCGCCGCAGCCGCCAGGAATTCGAGATCTGTGCGACCGCGCAGATCGTCGTCACCGACGACCGGGCGGCCGCGTTCTCGGGACTCAAGCCATACCTGGCGCTCTACATGGGTGGTATGGGCGCCGAGGACACCAACTTCCATGCCGACGTCTATCGCCGGATGGGCTACGCGGAGGTGGTCGATGAGGTCACCCGGCTGTTCCGGTCCAACCAGAAGGACAAGGCCGCGGAGGTTATCCCGGACGAACTCGTCGACGACGCCGTGATCGTCGGTGACCTTGATTACGTGCGTAAGCAGATCGCGGTCTGGGAGGCCGCCGGGGTCACCATGATGGTGGTGACCGCAGGCAGCCCGGAGCAGATCCGCGACCTTGCCGCCCTGGTCTGA
- a CDS encoding PE family protein: MSYVSFSPEIVATAVGHLANLGSTVNVANAAAAASTIEVLEAGADEVSARIAALFRMHGQEYQAVSAQAARYQEQFVQTLRAGAGSYMLAEAINAEQSLLNLINAPSQTLLGRPLIGDGANATTPGGAGRPGGLLFGSGGHGAPGAPGQAGGAGGSAGLLGNGGNGGAGGIGGAPGGAGGTGGWLHGSGGMGGAGGIGGGSGGAGGHAWLFGHGGPGGMGGDGGIGGGTGGNGGNGGWLLGNGGSGAAGGTGQTGGTGGSAGLWGRGGAGGAGGLHGGNGGNGGLLCGDGGYGGAGGIGGGNGGNGGNGGWLFGSGATGGAGGIDGGAGGAGGDAAWLFGGGGNGGAGGFGGGNGGQGGNGGWLVGTGGKGGLGGNGDGGTGGGHGGNGGRPGWLFGTGGGGGHGGAGSTGTAGGGAGGAGGDGGTGGRGGLLMHGGAGGHGGAGGAGGAGADGGGAGGDGGAGGNAGAGGRAALLLGHGGHGGQGGSGGIGGTGGTGFDGPVAGLGGVGGAGGAGGTGGAAGNGGPGVPATS; this comes from the coding sequence ATGTCGTACGTCTCGTTCTCCCCGGAAATCGTGGCAACAGCCGTCGGACACCTGGCGAATCTGGGATCGACCGTCAACGTGGCTAACGCTGCGGCGGCAGCGTCCACGATAGAGGTGCTGGAAGCGGGCGCCGACGAGGTGTCAGCACGAATCGCGGCGCTGTTTCGCATGCATGGCCAGGAATATCAGGCCGTCAGCGCGCAGGCGGCCAGATATCAAGAGCAGTTCGTCCAGACGTTGCGCGCCGGAGCCGGCTCGTACATGTTGGCCGAGGCCATCAACGCCGAGCAAAGCCTGCTGAACCTGATCAATGCGCCCAGCCAGACGCTGCTGGGACGCCCGCTGATCGGAGACGGCGCCAACGCGACGACCCCGGGCGGGGCCGGTCGGCCGGGCGGGCTGCTGTTCGGCAGCGGCGGCCATGGCGCACCCGGCGCACCCGGCCAGGCCGGCGGTGCCGGTGGATCTGCCGGGCTGCTGGGTAACGGCGGTAACGGCGGAGCCGGCGGGATCGGCGGTGCACCCGGCGGAGCCGGTGGAACTGGCGGCTGGTTGCACGGCAGCGGCGGTATGGGCGGAGCGGGCGGGATCGGTGGCGGCAGCGGCGGGGCCGGCGGGCATGCATGGCTGTTCGGCCACGGAGGCCCCGGCGGCATGGGCGGTGACGGCGGCATCGGTGGCGGAACCGGCGGAAACGGCGGGAACGGCGGCTGGCTGCTCGGCAACGGCGGCAGTGGCGCGGCAGGCGGCACGGGCCAGACGGGTGGGACCGGTGGGTCCGCCGGCCTCTGGGGCCGCGGCGGTGCCGGGGGCGCCGGTGGCTTGCACGGTGGCAACGGCGGCAACGGCGGGTTGCTATGCGGCGACGGCGGATATGGCGGTGCTGGCGGCATCGGAGGCGGGAACGGCGGTAACGGCGGGAACGGGGGGTGGCTGTTCGGCAGCGGCGCTACCGGCGGCGCTGGCGGGATCGACGGCGGAGCGGGCGGCGCCGGCGGCGACGCCGCCTGGCTATTCGGGGGCGGCGGAAACGGCGGCGCCGGCGGATTCGGTGGCGGCAACGGCGGACAGGGCGGGAACGGCGGATGGCTGGTCGGCACCGGCGGCAAGGGCGGCCTCGGCGGAAACGGTGATGGCGGTACGGGCGGCGGCCACGGCGGCAACGGCGGAAGGCCCGGGTGGCTGTTCGGCACGGGCGGCGGTGGCGGCCACGGTGGCGCCGGCAGCACCGGTACCGCTGGTGGCGGCGCTGGTGGCGCCGGCGGCGACGGCGGTACCGGCGGGCGTGGCGGCCTGCTTATGCACGGAGGTGCGGGCGGGCATGGTGGCGCAGGCGGCGCAGGCGGTGCCGGTGCTGACGGTGGCGGTGCCGGCGGCGACGGCGGGGCCGGCGGTAACGCCGGCGCCGGGGGTCGAGCCGCCCTGCTGCTCGGGCACGGCGGGCACGGCGGCCAGGGCGGAAGCGGTGGCATCGGCGGCACCGGCGGCACCGGGTTCGACGGCCCGGTCGCCGGCCTGGGTGGTGTCGGAGGCGCCGGAGGCGCCGGTGGCACCGGAGGCGCCGCTGGCAACGGGGGGCCGGGGGTGCCGGCCACTTCTTGA
- a CDS encoding acyl-CoA synthetase, whose amino-acid sequence MAVALNIADLAEHAIDAVPDRVALICGDEQLTYAQLEEKANRLAHYLIDQGVQRDDKVGLYCRNRIEIVIAMLGIVKAGAILVNVNFRYVDGELRYLFDNSDMVALVHERRYSDRVANVLPDTPNVKTVLVVEDGSDDDYQRYGGVEFHSAIADCSPERHFDERSADAIYLLYTGGTTGFPKGVMWRHEDIYRVLFGGTDFATGQFVKDEYDLAKAAAANPPMIRYPIPPMIHGATQSATWMSIFSGQTTVLAPEFNADEVWRTIHKHKVNLLFFTGDAMARPLLDALQGGNDYDLSSLFLLASTAALFSPSIKERLLELLPNRVITDSIGASETGFGGTSIVVAGQAHTGGPRVTIDHRTVVLDEDGNEVQPGSGVRGVIAKKGNIPVGYYKDEKKTAETFKTINGVRYAIPGDYAQVEADGTVIMLGRGSVSINSGGEKIYPEEVEAALKGHSDVFDALVVGVPDPRYGQQVAAVVQPRPGSRPTLAELDSFVRAEIAGYKVPRSIWFVDEVKRSPAGKPDYRWAKEQTEARPADDVHAGHVTSGA is encoded by the coding sequence GTGGCCGTGGCCCTGAATATTGCCGACCTCGCTGAGCACGCCATCGACGCCGTGCCCGACCGCGTGGCCCTCATCTGTGGTGATGAGCAGCTGACTTACGCCCAACTAGAGGAGAAGGCGAATCGCCTCGCGCATTATCTGATCGATCAGGGGGTGCAACGGGACGACAAGGTCGGACTCTATTGCCGCAACCGCATCGAGATCGTCATCGCGATGCTAGGCATCGTGAAGGCGGGCGCCATCTTGGTGAACGTCAACTTCCGCTACGTCGACGGCGAGCTTCGCTACCTGTTTGACAACTCCGACATGGTGGCGCTGGTGCATGAGCGCCGATATTCCGACCGGGTCGCCAATGTGCTGCCCGACACGCCCAATGTCAAGACGGTGCTCGTTGTCGAGGATGGTTCCGACGACGACTATCAGCGCTACGGCGGCGTCGAGTTCCACTCCGCGATCGCGGACTGCTCGCCGGAACGCCACTTCGATGAGCGCAGTGCCGACGCAATTTACCTGCTCTACACCGGCGGTACCACCGGCTTCCCGAAGGGCGTGATGTGGCGCCACGAGGACATTTACCGCGTGCTGTTCGGCGGAACTGACTTCGCGACCGGTCAATTCGTCAAGGACGAGTACGACCTCGCCAAGGCCGCTGCCGCGAATCCGCCGATGATCCGCTACCCGATTCCGCCGATGATCCACGGCGCCACCCAGTCGGCCACCTGGATGTCGATCTTCTCGGGCCAAACCACCGTGCTAGCACCGGAATTCAACGCCGATGAGGTGTGGCGCACCATTCATAAGCATAAGGTGAACCTGCTGTTCTTCACCGGCGATGCGATGGCGCGCCCGCTGCTCGACGCGCTACAAGGGGGCAACGACTACGACCTTTCGTCGTTGTTCCTGTTGGCCAGCACCGCGGCACTGTTCTCACCGAGCATCAAGGAGAGGCTGCTCGAACTGCTGCCCAACCGGGTCATCACGGACTCGATCGGCGCTTCGGAGACCGGGTTTGGTGGCACCAGCATCGTCGTGGCGGGCCAGGCGCATACCGGTGGACCGCGAGTGACCATCGATCATCGCACCGTCGTGCTCGACGAGGACGGCAACGAGGTGCAGCCGGGGTCGGGCGTGCGCGGCGTCATCGCGAAGAAGGGCAACATTCCCGTCGGCTATTACAAGGACGAGAAGAAGACCGCCGAGACGTTCAAGACCATCAACGGGGTCCGCTACGCAATCCCCGGTGACTACGCCCAGGTCGAGGCCGATGGCACGGTCATCATGCTGGGTCGAGGTTCGGTGTCAATCAACAGCGGCGGCGAAAAGATCTACCCCGAAGAGGTCGAGGCGGCTTTGAAGGGGCATTCCGACGTATTTGACGCACTGGTGGTCGGCGTGCCAGATCCCCGCTACGGCCAACAAGTCGCGGCCGTTGTGCAGCCCCGGCCTGGGTCCCGTCCGACGCTGGCCGAGCTGGACAGTTTCGTGCGCGCCGAGATCGCGGGATACAAAGTGCCGCGCAGCATTTGGTTTGTCGACGAGGTGAAGCGTTCACCGGCCGGCAAGCCGGACTACCGCTGGGCCAAGGAGCAGACCGAGGCGCGACCCGCCGATGATGTGCATGCGGGCCATGTGACCTCCGGAGCTTGA
- a CDS encoding crotonase/enoyl-CoA hydratase family protein: MESGPDALVEQRGHTLIVTMNRPHARNALSTEMMRIMVEAWDRVDTDPDIRCCILTGAGGYFCAGMDLKAATKRPPGDSFKDGSYDPSRIDALLKGRRLTKPLIAAVEGPAIAGGTEILQGTDIRVAGESAKFGISEAKWSLYPMGGSAVRLVRQIPYTVACDLLLTGRHITAAEAKEMGLIGYVVPDGQALTKALQIAEMISANGPLAVQAILRSIHQTEGLHENEAFKIDTQIGIKVFLSEDAKEGPKAFAEKRPPNFQNR; encoded by the coding sequence GTGGAATCCGGACCCGACGCGCTCGTCGAGCAGCGCGGACACACGCTGATCGTCACGATGAACCGGCCGCATGCCCGCAATGCGCTGAGCACCGAAATGATGCGGATCATGGTCGAGGCCTGGGACCGCGTCGACACCGATCCGGACATCCGGTGCTGCATCCTGACCGGGGCCGGTGGCTATTTCTGCGCCGGCATGGACCTTAAGGCGGCAACTAAGAGACCGCCGGGCGACTCGTTCAAGGACGGTAGCTACGACCCGTCGCGGATCGATGCGCTGCTGAAGGGGCGCCGCCTGACCAAGCCGCTGATCGCCGCCGTCGAGGGACCCGCGATCGCCGGTGGTACCGAGATCCTGCAGGGCACCGACATCCGGGTCGCCGGCGAGAGCGCCAAGTTCGGCATCTCCGAGGCCAAGTGGAGCCTCTACCCGATGGGCGGCTCGGCCGTGCGGCTGGTGCGCCAGATCCCCTACACGGTGGCCTGCGACCTGCTGCTGACCGGACGGCACATCACCGCGGCTGAGGCCAAGGAGATGGGTTTGATCGGGTATGTGGTGCCCGACGGGCAGGCGCTGACCAAGGCGCTACAGATCGCGGAGATGATCTCGGCCAACGGCCCACTCGCCGTGCAGGCCATCCTGCGGTCCATTCACCAGACCGAGGGACTGCACGAGAACGAGGCGTTCAAGATCGACACCCAGATCGGCATCAAGGTCTTCCTGTCCGAGGACGCCAAGGAGGGCCCGAAGGCCTTCGCCGAGAAGCGCCCGCCTAACTTCCAGAACCGGTAG